In the genome of Curtobacterium sp. MCLR17_036, the window CGTCGTTCCGCGGCGTGCTCACTCGGCGCTGTGCTCCTGGTCTCGGTCGGAGCGCCAGGATACGCCCGGACCCCTCAGGACCGACTGCGGGATGCCTGCGCGGAGTCCATCGCGAGTTCCTCGGCGTCCAGGGTCACGAGCACGCGGCGCATGACCTCCTCGTCGAGGTTCCCCTTCTCGCGTTCCTCGAGCACGATCTCGCGGCGACGGTCGAGCAGCTCGCGACGGATGTCCTGGATCTGCGCGCCCCGCAGCCGGGCCGGTGCGTTGCGCTCCTCGTCCTCGTCTTCCTCGGCGTCGCGGCGGAAGGTCTCGGCCTGCCGCTCCAACCGCGCCTTCAACCGGGTGACGACGGAGTCGACGGCCTCGGACCCGTACTGCTTCGACCAGCTGCTCCGGCGTCGCTCGAGCAGGTCGATCGCCGCCTCGGTCGTGCGCTGGTTCAGGCGCATCTCGCTGCGGACGTCCTCGTCGTCCTCGTCGGGGTCCTGCACCTTGAGCGCCCGGATGACGAACGGCAGCGTCAGGCCCTGCAGCAGCAGCGTGCCGACGGTGACCACGAAGGCGATCACGAAGATGGTGTCCTGCGCCTTGATGTCGACCGGGTTGGCGACGACCGACACCGCGGCGGCGAGCGTCACCACCCCGCGCATGCCCGTCCACGAGATCACGGTGAGTTCGCGCCAGTTCAGCTTCGGTTCGGCGGTACCGCGCATCCACCGCAGTGACGGGTGCCCGCGCGACAGTCGGATGCGCAGCGGTCGGAGCCACCGCCCGTTGAACCGGTTGCGCACGTACGACTCGAAGATGAAGAGCGGGCGCACCAGGATCACCACGACGAGCACGACCGCGGCGGCGGTCAGGGTCTGCGCCAGGCTCCGCTCGCTCTTGACGAGGTCCTGCACGACGGTGTTGAGCTGCAGGCCGATGAGCGCGAAGACGAAGCCCTCGAGGATGACGTCGATGCTCGTCCACAGCGGACGTTCCTGCAGGCGGGTCGCGTAGCCCTCCTTCGGCGAGTTGTAGCCGATGTAGAGGCCGGCGGTGACGACCGCGATGACGCCGGAGCCGGACAGGTGCTCGGCGAGGATGTAGGCGACGAACGGCAGCAGGATGCTCATGATCGTCTCGACGACCGGGTCGTTGATGCGCATCCGGATCCAGTGCACGAGGACACCGAGCACGCCGCCGACCACCAGGCCGACCCCGATCGCGAGCCCGAAGATGCCGAGGTCCTGCCAGATGGTGAGCGAGGTGCCCGCGGCGATGAGGGTGAACACGCGCACCAGGGTGAGCGAGGCGGCGTCGTTGATGAGGCTCTCGCCGGACAGCACGGTCATCACCCGTCGGGGGAGTCCGAGCTTGCGACCGATGGACGCCGCGGACACCGCGTCCGGCGGGGCGACGATGGCGCCGAGCAGGATCGCGGCGGGCCAGTCCATGTCGGGGATGATGATGTACGCCGCCAGCCCGACCGCGAGCGCGGTGAGGATGACGAGGAAGATGCCGAGTCGCCGGATCTGCTTGATCGACTTCCGGAAGCTCTGCCACGACACGTCGAGGGCGGCCGAGTACAGCAGCGGCGGCAGGATCACCGTGAGGATCACCTCGGAGTCGATCTCCATCGCCGGCAGCCCGGGGATGAACGACGCGGCCAGTGCCACGGCCGTCACGAGCAGGGGAGCGGGGAGTCCCTTCGCTCTCGCGAAGCCGGTCACCGCGAGCGATCCGATCAGCAGGATGAGGAGCTCGACGGTGTCCATGCCGTCCATTCTTCCATCGGCATGGTTCCGAAACTGAACGAGTGTGAAGGCCGGGTGAACAGGAGGTTGCCGACAGGGTTTGCCTCAGGGCGGTCTGACTGGGACACTGGCCCGCGGTGGACATCACACTCATAGTCGTCCTGGTCATCGCGTTGGCCCTCTTCTTCGACTTCACAAACGGTTTTCACGACACCGCCAACGCGATGGCGACCCCGATCGCGACCGGGGCCATGAAGCCCAAGGTCGCGGTCACCGTCGCCGCGGTGCTCAACCTCGTCGGTGCGTTCCTCAGCACCGCCGTGGCGACCTCGATCTCGCACGGCCTGATCAACGAGGGCCCCGGCGGCGTCGCGATCTCACCGGAGATGATCTTCGCGGGCCTCATCGGCGCGGTCGTGTGGAACATGATCACGTGGCTGCGCGGGCTGCCCTCGTCGTCGTCGCACGCGCTCTTCGGCGGGCTCATCGGCGCAGCGATCGTCGGGGCCGGGTTCCAGTCGGTGAACTACGTCGCGCTGCTGACCGTCGTCATCATCCCGGCGTTCGCGTCGCCCGTGATCGCGTCGCTCGTGTCGTTCCTGTCGACGCGGATCGCCTACCGGATCACGAAGCGCCCGGTGTTCCCGAACGAGCGCGGCGGCTTCCGCATCGGCCAGGTCTTCACCTCGTCGATGGTGTCGCTCGCGCACGGGACGAACGACGCGCAGAAGACGATGGGCGTCATCACGCTGACCCTCATCGCCTCGGGTGCGCAGTCGTCGAACCAGGGCGTGCAGTTCTGGGTCGTCGTGGCGTGTGCGCTCGCGATCGCCCTCGGCACGTACACCGGCGGGTGGCGCATCATCCGCACGCTCGGTTCCGGCATCACCGAGATCCGCGCGACGCAGGGCTTCGCCGCCGAGGCCTCGACCGCCGCCACGATCCTGGCGTCGAGCCACCTCGGCTTCGCGCTGTCCACCACCCAGGTGTCGTCCGGCTCGATCATCGGTGCGGGCCTCGGCCGCCGCGGCTCGAAGATCCAGTGGTCCACCGCCGGCAAGATCGTCATCGCCTGGTTCATCACGCTGCCGGCCGCCGCGGCCGTCGGCGCCGTGGCCTCGGGCATCGCACGCCTCGGCGTCGTCGGACTCGTCATCGACGCGGTCGTCGGTGCCGCGGTCATCCTCGGGCTGTACCTCTGGTCGCTGCGGAAGCCGCACGAGCAGGCATCGGCCATCGAGGTCGACGTCGCCGCGAACGCGGTGTACACCCGCAAGGAGCTGCGCGACCTGCAGCGCAAGAAGCGCGCGGACGCGGTCGCCGCCCGCCGCGCCGAGCTCAGCCGCGAGCGCACCCTGCGCCGGATGGCCGCACGCAAGGGAGGCCGACGCTGATGGGCATCGCGCTTGATGGACGCCGTTTCGCATTCCTCACGGTGGGAGCTCGCTGATGGGCATCGACTGGTTCGCATTCCTCACGGTGGCGCTCGTCGCGGTCGTCTCCGCGTGCTTCGTCGTCGCGGTCTACTCGGTCGGGCTCCGGCTCTGGAGCGCCGCCGACACCACGGCGGGGAAGTTCACCGTGAAGGACGACGGCACGATCGGCCCGGCCACCGTCGGCTTCCCGAACCCGGCCGGCGCCTCGGCGAAGGTCCGCGCCCTGCGGGCCCTGGCGATCGCGTGCTTCGTGGTGTGCGGCGCGGCCGTGCTGTACGGCATCTACCTCATCGTCCCGCAGTTCCACTGACGTCCGGGGCGCCGCCGGGGCACGGGCACCGGGGGCGCGCTTCGTGAGCAGAAGATGTCGGGTCAGGACCGGCGACCCGACATCTTCTGCTCACCAAGCGCCCGCGCCGAGCGACCGCCCGCCCGCGCCGAGCGCCCGAGCGCGCCCGCGCCGAGCGCCCGAGCGCGCCCGCCCCTTGTGCACACCCCGCCCCCCCGGTCCCGGACCGGCCGGACGGATCGGACTACCCTCGGAGCCGTGACCGGCAACGACGCATCCCAGGCCCCCGACCACACGACGACCCGCACCGAGAGTGACTCGCTGGGCTCGCGGGAGGTCCCGAAGGACGTCTACTGGGGCATCAACACGCTCCGGGCGCTGGAGAACTTCCCGATCACCTCGGTGCCGATCGCGGTGTACCCGGACCTCATCGAGGCGCTCGTCACCGTGAAGCAGGCCGCGGCCCGCGCGAACCGTGCGATCGGCGTGCTCGACGAGGAGCGTGCCGACGCGATCGACCGTGCCGCGCAGGAGGTACGGGACGGAGCGCTCCGCGACCAGTTCGTCGTCGACGTCGTGCAGGGCGGGGCCGGCACGAGCACGAACATGAACACGAACGAGGTGCTCGCGAACCGGGCGCTCGAGCTCCTCGGGCGGGAGCGGGGCGACTACGCGTACCTGCACCCGATCGACCACGTGAACCGCAGCCAGTCGACGAACGACACGTACCCGACGAGCATCAAGATCGCGATGATCTTCGGCGTGCGGCGGCTCATCGTGCAGCTCGAGGAGCTCTCGGCCGCGTTCGCGGAGCGGGGCAACGCGTTCGCCGACGTGCTCAAGGTCGGCCGGACGCAGCTGCAGGACGCCGTGCCGATGACGCTCGGCCAGGAGTTCACGGGGTTCTCGCACACCATCCAGGAGGACGCCGTCATGCTCCGGAAGGTCGTGCCGCTGCTCGCCGAGATGAACCTCGGGGCGACGGCGATCGGCACCGGCATCACGGCCGACCCGCTGTACCGTGACGAGGTCCGCCGGCAGCTGCAGGAGGCCAGCGGCATCGACGTCGTGACGGCGCCCGACCTCATCGAGGCGACGAGCGACGCGGGCGCGTTCATGACGCTGTCCGGCACGGTGAAGCGCAGCGCGGCGAAGCTCTCGAAGATCTGCAACGACCTGCGGCTGCTGTCGTCCGGTCCGCAGGCCGGCCTCGGCGAGATCACCCTGCCGGCGCGCCAGGCCGGGTCGTCGATCATGCCGGGCAAGGTGAACCCGGTGATCCCCGAGGTCGTCAACCAGATCGCCTACGCGGTCGCCGGTGCCGACACGACGGTCACCATGGCGGCGGAGAGCGGGCAGCTGCAGCTCAACGCGTTCGAGCCGATCATCGCGCACTCGATCCTGCAGTCGCTGCAGTGGATGGCCCGAGGGTGTGCGACGCTCCGCGAGCACTGCGTCACCGGCATCGAGGCGAACGAGGCCCGGCTCGCCGCGCAGGTGGACACGAACGTCGGGGTCGTGACCGCGCTCACCCCGTACATCGGGTACGCGGCCGCAGCGTCGATCGCCCACACGGCGCTGACGACCGCGACGCCGATCTCGACGCTGGTGGTGGCCGCGGGGCTGATGGACGAGGACCAAGTGCAGCGGGTCCTCAGCCCCGCGCGGCTGTCCGGCATCGAGCTGGCGACCGGTGCGATCCCGGTCATCACCGAGGAGATGCTCGACGCCGAGGCGCGCAAGCGCTGACGCACCGGCCCCGGCCCCGGCCCGGACCCGATCCGGGGGTCAGGGCAGCGGTGGCTCGCCCGCTCGGACCTGCTGCGCCATCGCACGGAGGTGCTGCTCGCCAGCGTCCGGCTCGTGCCCCGCGTCGTCGGCGACCCGAGCCGCCTCGGTCCGCACCTGCTTCGCGGCCGCGATGTCCGCGTCCCGCCAGCGCGCGAGCGTGAAGTTCCGGGTGACGTCGCGGAGCGGCAGGCGGATCGACTCGTCGGCCTCGATGCCGGCGAGCAGCTGCCGCATCCGGATCACCTCGGAGTCGAGTTCGCCGCCGACGACGAGCACGAAGTTCGAGATGTACAGGTAGACGAGCAGCAGGATCGCCCCGCCGAGCCACCCGTACGCCCGGTTGCCGCCGCCGAGGGTCTCGACGTAGACGGCGAAGCCGAGCGTCGCGAGCGCCCACGTGCCGATCGCGAAGGCGGCGCCGGCGGACACCCAGCGCAACCGCGGCGTCTTGACGTTCGGGGTCGCGTAGTAGAGCACGGCGAGCATGACGACGAGGTCGGCGGCGAGCACCGGCCACTTCGCCACGTTCCACACGTCGTCGATCCACGGCGCCCACTCGAGCTGCCGGACCAGCGCCGCCGCGATCGTCGGCGTGCCGAGCAGGATGACGATCGCGATCGCGCCGCCCACCATGACGAGCAGGGTGACGAACAGCATCATGCTGCGGAACTTCCAGATCCGGCGCCCCTCCTCGACCTCGTAGGCGGTGTTCATCGCCCGGCCGAAGGCGGTCGCGTACCCGGACAGCGACCAGAGCGTCAGGACGAGGCCGATGGTGAACCCGAGCCACGGGTTGTCCAGCGTGAGCAGCTGACGGAGCGGTCCCTCGAGGTGCTCGGCGGTCTCCGGTCGCACGATGAAGCCGAGGACCTCGACGACGTCGGCCAGGCTGTCGCCCTGCCGGTCGACGACGGACAGCGCGGACACCACGGCGAGCGCGCTCGGGAACACCGTCAGCAACGCGAAGAACGTCAGCGAGGCGGCCGCGTCCACGACGCGGTGGCGGATCACCGAGTGGTAGGTACGCCGGACGACGGCGCGGACACCGGTCCGCGCGAGATCGCGCGACGCGCTGTCCGGCATGCGTCGTACGGTACCCGACACCTGACGGACGGGAGGCGCGGGGCGCGCCCGCCACGTGCCTCCCGTCCGGCCGCCGGTCGTGCCCGACAGCCGCTGCCGTCCTGTCCGCGGGAGCGACACCGTCCCGCCACTGTTCGCCGTCCCTGCCACGAAGGCGACAGGTGTCCGCGGAAGGTCCGCGCAGAACTGTCGCTTTCGCGAAACAGCACCGCGCGGGGCGGAACCGCGCGGAACCGCAGGGCGGCGACTCAGTTCGCGTGCGGGTGCAGGGCGTCGTAGCGGCGGAAGGACGGCACCAGCCGGAGCAGCAGCGCGACGAGCGCGACGATGAGCACGCCGCCGGTGATCGGCGGCCAGGCGATGCCCGCGGCGACGACCAGGCCGGCGTACAGGTCCCCGAGCCGCGGACCCCCGGTGACCACGACGACGAAGATGCCCTGCAGCCGCCCGCGCATGCCGTCCGGCGACGCCGCCTGCAGGATCGTGTTCCGGAACACCGAGCTGACGTTGTCGGCGCCGCCCGCGAGTGCGAGGAAGAGCGCCGCCGCCCCGAGCGCCGGCAGGATGCCGACCGAGAACGTCTCGCCCGACCGGCCACCGAGCGCGTGCGCCAGCGCGATGACCACACCGAACGCCGCGATCGCGCCGCCGTACGCGGTGATCGCCCAGCCGACCGCCTCGCCCTGGCGGCGCACGTGCCCGAGCGGGCCGGAGAACACGCTCGACAGCAGCGCGCCGATCGCGTACGCCGCCGTGAGCGTGCCGACCGTGATGGCACCGCCGCCGATGACGAGCGCGCCGATCGCGGGGAAGAGCACGCGGGGCTGCCCGAACGTCATCGCGACGATGTCGAGCACGAACGTCATCGTGATGTTCTTCGACCGGCGCAGGAACCTCGCGCCCTCGACGAGCGAGCCGAGCCCGGGGCGGAGCGCGCCGTGGTCGGCGGCCATCCGCGGCAGGGTGAAGACCCCGAGGAAGGCGAAGGTGAACAGCACGACGTCGATCGTGTACGTCGGGGCGAAGCCGACGCTGGCGATGAGGACGCCGGCGACCGCGGGGCCGATCGTGACCTGGAACCCCGAGGCGATGCCGCCGAGGGCGCTCGCCGCGGGCAGCAGGTCGGTGCCGACGAGCCGGGGCACGATCGCCGAGCGTGACGCGCCGCTGACCGTCGCGGCGACGGCGTTCACGGTGGCGAGCACGTAGAGCAGGACGACGCTGTGCAGCCCGAGCCACGCGTGGGTGGCGATCAGGGCGACAGCGACCCACGCGATGATCGCGGACACGAGTGCGACGGTGCGGCGGTCGAAGGCGTCGGCGAGCATCCCGCCGTACAGGCCGGCGACGATCATCGGCAGCAGGGCGATGACGCCGACGAGCGCGACGGCGAAGGTGGAGTGCGTGATCTCGTAGACCTCGAGACCGACGGCCACGGTGGTCATCTGGGTGCCGATGCCCGCGACGGCGGTCCCCGCCCAGAGTCGGGCGAAGGCGGGGGAGCGGCGGAGCGGGGTGAGGTCGGCGAACAGGCGGCGGCGCGGCGGTGCGGGAGTGGGTCGTGTCACGGTGGAACCATTCTGCTGGTTGCACGCCGGTTCCGGTGGCTCTGGTTGACTTGCGGGCATGACTGACCTCAACAGCAAGCCCGAGTTCGACGCTCCCGAGGGCCCGGCCCCCACCGAACTCGTCATCACCGACATCGTCGAGGGCGACGGCGACGTGGCGAGCGCCGGGTCGACCGTGAAGGTCCACTACGCCGGCGTCGAGTACGAGTCCGGCGAGGAGTTCGACAGCTCCTGGAACCGCGGCGAGCCGATCGACTTCCCGCTCGCGGCCCTGGTGCGCGGCTGGCAGGAGGGCATCCCCGGCATGAAGGTCGGCGGACGCCGCAAGCTCGTCGTCCCGCCGGAGCTCGCCTACGGTCCCGCCGGCGGCGGGCACTTCCTGTCCGGCAAGACCCTGATCTTCGTCATCGACCTGCTCGGGGTGCGCTGATGCAGGTCGGCGCCCCGACCATCGAGCTGAACGACGGGCACCGGTTCCCGGAGCTCGGCCTCGGCACGTACGGCCTGAACGGCGACGAGGGTGCCGCGGCCGTCGGCACCGCGATCGCGAGCGGCTACCGGCTGCTCGACACCGCCCTGAACTACGGCAACGAGGACGCCGTCGGTCGCGCCGTCCGCGAGGCCGAGGTGGCGCGCGAGGACCTCGTCGTCACGTCGAAGCTCCCCGGCCGGCACCACGGCTACGACGAGGCGCACCGGTCGATCGACGAGACCCTCGGCAACCTGGGCCTCGACTCCGTCGACCTGTACCTGATCCACTGGCCGAACCCCTCGGTGGACAAGTTCGTCGACACCTGGAAGGCGTTCGTCGACCTCCGTGACAGCGGCAAGGTCCGCTCGATCGGCGTTTCGAACTTCACGCCGGAGCACCTCCGTCGCATCGTCGACGCCACCGGGGTCGCCCCGGCCGTGAACCAGGTCGAGCTGCACCCGTACTTCCCGCAGGCCGAACTGCGGAAGGTCCACCAGGAGCTCGGCATCGTGACCGAGAGCTGGAGCCCGCTGGCGAAGCGCTCGGAGCTGCTCACCGAGCAGCCGATCGTCGACGCCGCCGCTGCCCACGGCGTCGCGCCGGGTCAGGTCGTGCTCCGCTGGCACGTGCAGATCGGTGCGGTCCCGGTCCCGAAGTCGGGCGACGCCGCCCGCCAGCGGGAGAACCTCGACGTCTTCGGCTTCGAGCTGACCGACGACGAGGTGCGGGCGATCTCCGCGCTCGAGCGCGGACGGCTCTGGGACGGCGACCCGGACACGCACGAAGAGATGTAGCGGCTCGCTCGCCGGAACCAGGTTCCGAACACGGCACCGTGGAGATCCGCGGTGCTGTGCCCGGAACGCGGTGTTCGACGGGCGGAACCGGGTTCCGGACGGGAGGCGCGTGGCGGGTCCGCCACGCGCCTCCCGTCCGTCACGGGTCAGGCGTCCTGCGGTGTCGGTCCTGCGGGACTACACTGGGTTCCCCTGTCCCGAAGGGTTGTACGTGTCCGAACCGACCGAGATCGACCGCGAACGCGGCTACGTGGACGGCCTCTTCGGCCGCCTCGACGAGCTGACCGCCGAGGCCGAGCAGCGTCTCGCCGAGACCCGTCGTCAGGCGGTCGGCGGGAACCACCAGAGCCGCAGCGAACGCGACGCGTACGCACGGCTCTACGAGGACACCATCGCCACGCTCGAGCGCGTGGGGGACCGCCTGGTCTTCGGGCGGCTCGAGGTGTCCGAACCCGAGGACCCCGACGACACCTTCCGGTACATCGGCCGCGTCGGACTCCGAGACGCCGCGCACCGGCCGCTGCTGCTCGACTGGCGCGTCCCCGGCGCGAGCGCCTTCTACCAGGCGACCGCGGCCCACCCGATGGGCATGCGTGCCCGGCGCCACCTGTCCCTGCAGGGGCGGCGGGTCGTCGGCGTCGAGGACGAGGTCTTCGACGCCTCGCTGTACGACGACGAGCGGACCCACCTGCAGGGCGAGGGCGCGCTGCTCGCCGCGGTGACCGCCGAGCGCACCGGCCGGATGACCGACATCGTCGCGACGATCCAGGGCGAGCAGGACCGCATCATCCGCTCCCCGCTCGAGGGCGTGCTCATCGTGCAGGGCGGCCCCGGCACCGGCAAGACCGCCGTCGCCCTGCACCGCGCCGCCTACCTGCTGTACTCGTACCGCGAGCGACTCCGGGGCTCCGGCGTGCTCATGGTCGGCCCGTCATCGGCGTTCCTGACGTACATCGAGCAGGTGCTGCCGTCGCTCGGCGAGACCGGTGTCGTGATGGCCTCGCTCGGGTCGCTGTACCCGGGGGTGCACGCGACGGTGCACGACTCGCGGGACGTCGCCGCGGTGAAGGGTGCCGCGCGGACGGCCTCGCTCCTGCGCCGCGCGGTCCGCTCGCGCCAGGTCGTGCCGACCGAGTCCGTCACGCTCGACGTCGAGGGCGAGCGGCTCGTCGTCCCGCCGCAGCTCGTCGCCGACGCGATGAAGCGGGCGCAGGACCGCGGTAAGCCGCACAACGTCGCCCGTGTCACGTTCAACAAGATCGCCCTCGACGCGATGACCCGCCTGCTCGCCGACCAGCTGCGCGAACGCGGCACCACGGTCGACGAAGCCGACGAGAAGGTCCTGCGCGAGGACATCCGGAGCTCCTACGACGCCCGGGTGCTGCTCAACACGGCGTGGCTGCCCCTGCCGCCGGAGAAGTTCCTCGAGGACCTCTACGCCCGGCCGAACTGGCTCGCCTCGCTCACCCCGGACTGGACCCCCGAGCGCCGCGCCCTGCTGCAGCGTCCCCGGGGCGCCGGGTGGACCGTCGAGGACGTCCCCCTGCTCGACGAGGCCGCCGAACTGCTCGGCCCGTTCGACCCCACCGGCGGCGCCGCCAAGCGCGCGGCCAAGGCCAGCCGGAACCGCGACATCGAGAACGCCCGCCAGGCGATCGAGAACATGGGCGTCGAGGGCATCGTCACGGCCGAGCAGGTCGCCGGCTCCTTTGCCGAGGGCGGCGACCCGCGCTCCACCGCCGAGCGCGCCGCCGAGGACCGCGAGTGGACCTACGGGCACATCGTCGTCGACGAGGCCCAGGAGCTCTCGCCCATGCAGTGGCGCGTGCTCGCCCGCCGCAACCCACTCCGGTCGTTCACGATCGTCGGCGACATGGCGCAGGGTTCCTCGCCCGGCGCGGCACGCACGTGGGACGACGTCATCGGCGCCCTCGCCCGCCGCCGGCGCGGCCGTGCCCCGCAGGTGCCGCTCGACCACCGCGTGGAGCAGCTCACCGTGAACTACCGCACGCCGCGCTCCATCGTGCTCGCCGCGGGGGAGTACGCCGACGCCGCCGGGCTGACGGTCACCCGCAACGAGGCCGTCCGCGACGGCGACCCCGTCGAACGCGTCCGGGCGTCCCGCCCCGACCTGCTCGACACCGTCGCCGCGGTGGCGGACGCCGAACGGGCGCGCATCGGCTCGGGCACCATCGGCGTGATCGTCCCCGAGTCCCAGGTCGACGCCGTGCGGCAGCGCCTCACCCGTACCGAGGCCGACGTGCGGGGGCTCGCGTCGCCGCAGGCAGGGTCCCTCACGGTCCTGACCGGTGCGGACGCCAAGGGGCTCGAGTTCGACGGCGTGCTGCTCGTCGACCCCGACGGCGTCGGCGCCGACGCGGCACGGGCCGCGGCGGCGGTCTACGTCGCGATGACCCGACCGACCCGCCGCCTGACCGTCATCGACGTCGACTGACGGCGGCGCGCGGGTCGCCGCGCACTCCGTGCGCAGGAACGGTCGGAGCCGTCGGTGCGACGCGACCGTTCCTGCTCACGATCCGTGGGTGGTGGCGTCGCCGCGGGGCGGACGGGAGGCCCGGTGCGGGCCCGCCACGGGCCTCCCGGCTCAGGTCTGGTCGCCCTCCGACTGCACCCGCGCGACCAGGTCGGCCCACGGACCGTCGAGTCGGCGGCCGGGGATCGTCACGGTCGTGCGCTCGACGGTGATCGTCCAGCTGAAGTCGTCGGGGACCGGCGCGTCCGTCGGGGCGGGGCTGCGTTGCAGGGCGTCGAGGACGTCCGACCACGCCGAGGGGTCGCCGGCGGCGTCGGTGTCGACCCGCCAGCGCCGCGTGGTGCCGGCGAAGCCCCCGGTGCGGCGGACCTCGATGCGCATGGCTCCGACGGTACGCCGCCCGGCGTCGGTCAGGCGAGCACGCCCACGGTCTGCCAGGCCGTGCGGACGGCGGTCTGCTGGGCGGAGCCGTCGCCGAAGCGGGTGCCGGCGGCGTCGACGGTGACGGTCGCGAAGCCGGCGAAGTCGATCGACGCCGTGACCGACGACGAGGTCAGGGCATCCCACCAGACCGCACCCGCCCCCTGCCAGGCGTACCCGCCGATGGCGGTGGCGGCCAGGAAGAACGCGTGGTTCGGGATGCCCGAGTTCGTGTGCACGCCGCCCTGGTCGTCGGTGGTGTCGACGTACCCGGCCATCGTCGCCGGCTGGGGGTCCTTGCCGAGCACCGGGTCGTCGTACGCGGTGCCCGGCGCCCGCATCGACCGGAGTGCGACGCCGTGGACCGCCTCGGTGAACAGTCCCTCGCCGATCAGCCAGGACGCCTGCTCGGCGGTCTGCCCGGCGGTGTACTGGGCGACGAGGGAGCCGAACACGTCGCTGACCGACTCGTTGAGCGCGCCGGACTGGCCCTGGTAGGTGAGGTCGGCGGTGTACTGCGTCACGCCGTGGGCGAGCTCGTGGCCGATGACGTCGAGGGCGACGGTGAACCGTCGGAAGACCTCACCGTCGCCGTCCCCGAAGACCATCCGCGAGCCGTTCCAGTAGGCGTTGTCGTAGTCCTGCCCGAAGTGCACGGTGGCGTCGAGCGGCAGTCCGGCGCCGTCGACCGACACCCGGTCGAACACGTCGAGCCAGAAGGCGTGCGTCGCGCCGAGGCCGGCGTAGGCCTCGTCGACGGCGGCGTCACCGGAGTCGGCGTCACCCTCGCGCCGCACGACCCTCCCCGGCAGGGTCGTCGAGCCGTGGGCGTCCGACACGGTGCGTCGAGGGGACCGGTCGACGGTGCCGGCGACCTGCTGCGGCGCGGTCAGGTGCTGCTCCTTGGGGGACCGGACGGTGTCCAGGGACGCCAGCGCGGTGCGCGCGGCGGAGGCCGCCCGGGGGTACGCGTCGGCGTCGGCGACGGCGCGGAGCAGGTACGGCGGGACGACGGAGCGGATGCGGTCGGTCGCGGTCATGCGCTCATGGAACCACCGGGTACCGACACCCGGTCGGGCCGATGTCAGTCGCGGGCGCGGTGCTCCACGAGTGCGAGGGCGTACGCCTCCCACCACCGGCCGGCGGGCGGGCCGCCGTTGCAGCTGCCGTCGCTGAGCCCGGGGGTCTTCACCCAGAGCAGGGCGTCCAGCCGGGTCGTGCCGCCGGCGACGTGCGGTGCCTGCCCGAGTCC includes:
- a CDS encoding sodium:proton antiporter, with the protein product MDTVELLILLIGSLAVTGFARAKGLPAPLLVTAVALAASFIPGLPAMEIDSEVILTVILPPLLYSAALDVSWQSFRKSIKQIRRLGIFLVILTALAVGLAAYIIIPDMDWPAAILLGAIVAPPDAVSAASIGRKLGLPRRVMTVLSGESLINDAASLTLVRVFTLIAAGTSLTIWQDLGIFGLAIGVGLVVGGVLGVLVHWIRMRINDPVVETIMSILLPFVAYILAEHLSGSGVIAVVTAGLYIGYNSPKEGYATRLQERPLWTSIDVILEGFVFALIGLQLNTVVQDLVKSERSLAQTLTAAAVVLVVVILVRPLFIFESYVRNRFNGRWLRPLRIRLSRGHPSLRWMRGTAEPKLNWRELTVISWTGMRGVVTLAAAVSVVANPVDIKAQDTIFVIAFVVTVGTLLLQGLTLPFVIRALKVQDPDEDDEDVRSEMRLNQRTTEAAIDLLERRRSSWSKQYGSEAVDSVVTRLKARLERQAETFRRDAEEDEDEERNAPARLRGAQIQDIRRELLDRRREIVLEEREKGNLDEEVMRRVLVTLDAEELAMDSAQASRSRS
- a CDS encoding inorganic phosphate transporter; translated protein: MDITLIVVLVIALALFFDFTNGFHDTANAMATPIATGAMKPKVAVTVAAVLNLVGAFLSTAVATSISHGLINEGPGGVAISPEMIFAGLIGAVVWNMITWLRGLPSSSSHALFGGLIGAAIVGAGFQSVNYVALLTVVIIPAFASPVIASLVSFLSTRIAYRITKRPVFPNERGGFRIGQVFTSSMVSLAHGTNDAQKTMGVITLTLIASGAQSSNQGVQFWVVVACALAIALGTYTGGWRIIRTLGSGITEIRATQGFAAEASTAATILASSHLGFALSTTQVSSGSIIGAGLGRRGSKIQWSTAGKIVIAWFITLPAAAAVGAVASGIARLGVVGLVIDAVVGAAVILGLYLWSLRKPHEQASAIEVDVAANAVYTRKELRDLQRKKRADAVAARRAELSRERTLRRMAARKGGRR
- a CDS encoding aspartate ammonia-lyase → MTGNDASQAPDHTTTRTESDSLGSREVPKDVYWGINTLRALENFPITSVPIAVYPDLIEALVTVKQAAARANRAIGVLDEERADAIDRAAQEVRDGALRDQFVVDVVQGGAGTSTNMNTNEVLANRALELLGRERGDYAYLHPIDHVNRSQSTNDTYPTSIKIAMIFGVRRLIVQLEELSAAFAERGNAFADVLKVGRTQLQDAVPMTLGQEFTGFSHTIQEDAVMLRKVVPLLAEMNLGATAIGTGITADPLYRDEVRRQLQEASGIDVVTAPDLIEATSDAGAFMTLSGTVKRSAAKLSKICNDLRLLSSGPQAGLGEITLPARQAGSSIMPGKVNPVIPEVVNQIAYAVAGADTTVTMAAESGQLQLNAFEPIIAHSILQSLQWMARGCATLREHCVTGIEANEARLAAQVDTNVGVVTALTPYIGYAAAASIAHTALTTATPISTLVVAAGLMDEDQVQRVLSPARLSGIELATGAIPVITEEMLDAEARKR
- a CDS encoding YihY/virulence factor BrkB family protein, which translates into the protein MPDSASRDLARTGVRAVVRRTYHSVIRHRVVDAAASLTFFALLTVFPSALAVVSALSVVDRQGDSLADVVEVLGFIVRPETAEHLEGPLRQLLTLDNPWLGFTIGLVLTLWSLSGYATAFGRAMNTAYEVEEGRRIWKFRSMMLFVTLLVMVGGAIAIVILLGTPTIAAALVRQLEWAPWIDDVWNVAKWPVLAADLVVMLAVLYYATPNVKTPRLRWVSAGAAFAIGTWALATLGFAVYVETLGGGNRAYGWLGGAILLLVYLYISNFVLVVGGELDSEVIRMRQLLAGIEADESIRLPLRDVTRNFTLARWRDADIAAAKQVRTEAARVADDAGHEPDAGEQHLRAMAQQVRAGEPPLP
- a CDS encoding MFS transporter, whose translation is MTRPTPAPPRRRLFADLTPLRRSPAFARLWAGTAVAGIGTQMTTVAVGLEVYEITHSTFAVALVGVIALLPMIVAGLYGGMLADAFDRRTVALVSAIIAWVAVALIATHAWLGLHSVVLLYVLATVNAVAATVSGASRSAIVPRLVGTDLLPAASALGGIASGFQVTIGPAVAGVLIASVGFAPTYTIDVVLFTFAFLGVFTLPRMAADHGALRPGLGSLVEGARFLRRSKNITMTFVLDIVAMTFGQPRVLFPAIGALVIGGGAITVGTLTAAYAIGALLSSVFSGPLGHVRRQGEAVGWAITAYGGAIAAFGVVIALAHALGGRSGETFSVGILPALGAAALFLALAGGADNVSSVFRNTILQAASPDGMRGRLQGIFVVVVTGGPRLGDLYAGLVVAAGIAWPPITGGVLIVALVALLLRLVPSFRRYDALHPHAN
- a CDS encoding FKBP-type peptidyl-prolyl cis-trans isomerase; protein product: MTDLNSKPEFDAPEGPAPTELVITDIVEGDGDVASAGSTVKVHYAGVEYESGEEFDSSWNRGEPIDFPLAALVRGWQEGIPGMKVGGRRKLVVPPELAYGPAGGGHFLSGKTLIFVIDLLGVR